In Pseudomonas nunensis, a single window of DNA contains:
- a CDS encoding carbon starvation CstA family protein — translation MTRLVKHLAWFVVAVIGAIALSVVALRRGEAINALWIVVAATAIYHVAYRYYSLFIATRVMQLDPNRATPAVLNNDGLDYVPTNKHILFGHHFAAIAGAGPLVGPVLAAQMGYLPGTLWLIAGVVFAGAVQDFMVLFLSTRRNGRSLGDMVREEMGRIPGTIALFGCFLIMIIILAVLALIVVKALADSPWGMFTVMATIPIAMFMGIYMRYIRPGRIGEISVIGVALLLGSIFVGGQIAADPAWAKVFSFTGVQITWMLIGYGFVAAVLPVWLILAPRDYLSTFLKIGTILALAVGILVTMPELKMPALTQFIDGTGPVWKGGLFPFLFITIACGAVSGFHALIASGTTPKLLASEGHARYIGYGGMLMESFVAIMAMVAASVIEPGVYFAMNSPAAVVGGDVIQVAQTVSSWGFAITPEALQAVAHDIGETTVLARAGGAPTLAVGIAQILHSVLPGENTMAFWYHFAILFEALFILTAVDAGTRAGRFMLQDLLGSFVPALKRTESWTANLIATAGCVAMWGYLLYQGVIDPLGGINTLWPLFGISNQMLAGIALMLATVVLIKMKRQRYIWVTLLPAAWLLICTTTAGFIKLFDANPAIGFLALAKKYSDALANGQILAPAKDINQMQHVIYNAYTNATLTALFLFVVFSILFYALKVGISAWGTKERTDKESPFQAVPDV, via the coding sequence ATGACCCGTCTGGTTAAACACCTCGCCTGGTTTGTCGTGGCTGTCATTGGAGCGATTGCGCTGAGTGTCGTGGCCTTGCGCCGCGGCGAAGCGATCAACGCCCTCTGGATCGTCGTCGCCGCCACCGCCATCTACCATGTTGCCTACCGCTACTACAGCCTGTTCATCGCCACCCGGGTGATGCAACTCGACCCCAATCGAGCCACTCCCGCAGTTCTCAACAATGATGGCCTGGACTACGTCCCGACCAACAAACACATCCTTTTCGGTCACCACTTCGCGGCCATTGCTGGCGCGGGGCCTTTGGTCGGGCCGGTATTGGCGGCGCAAATGGGCTATTTGCCCGGCACGCTGTGGCTGATCGCCGGTGTAGTGTTTGCCGGTGCGGTGCAGGACTTCATGGTCCTGTTCCTGTCCACACGCCGTAACGGTCGCTCTCTGGGCGATATGGTCCGTGAAGAAATGGGCCGCATCCCCGGCACCATCGCGCTGTTTGGCTGCTTCCTGATCATGATCATCATCCTTGCGGTGCTGGCGCTGATCGTGGTGAAAGCCCTGGCCGATAGCCCGTGGGGCATGTTCACCGTGATGGCGACCATCCCGATCGCGATGTTCATGGGCATCTACATGCGCTACATCCGCCCGGGTCGCATTGGTGAGATCTCGGTGATCGGCGTGGCGTTGCTGCTCGGTTCGATCTTCGTCGGCGGGCAGATTGCTGCTGATCCAGCCTGGGCCAAGGTCTTCAGTTTCACCGGTGTGCAAATCACCTGGATGCTGATCGGCTACGGTTTTGTCGCGGCGGTGTTGCCGGTGTGGCTGATCCTGGCGCCGCGTGACTACCTGTCGACCTTCCTGAAAATCGGCACCATCCTGGCGCTGGCCGTCGGGATACTGGTGACCATGCCCGAGCTGAAAATGCCGGCGCTGACCCAATTCATCGACGGCACCGGGCCGGTGTGGAAGGGCGGTCTGTTCCCGTTCCTGTTCATCACCATCGCCTGTGGCGCGGTCTCGGGTTTCCACGCGCTGATCGCTTCCGGCACCACGCCGAAACTGCTCGCCAGCGAAGGCCATGCCCGTTACATCGGTTACGGCGGTATGTTGATGGAATCCTTCGTCGCGATCATGGCGATGGTTGCTGCCTCGGTGATCGAGCCGGGCGTGTACTTCGCCATGAACAGCCCGGCCGCTGTGGTCGGTGGTGACGTGATCCAGGTTGCGCAAACCGTCAGCAGCTGGGGTTTTGCGATTACTCCAGAAGCGCTGCAAGCCGTCGCCCATGACATCGGTGAAACCACCGTGCTGGCTCGCGCCGGCGGTGCACCGACCCTGGCCGTAGGTATCGCGCAGATCCTGCACAGCGTGCTGCCGGGTGAAAACACCATGGCGTTCTGGTACCACTTTGCGATCCTGTTTGAAGCGCTGTTTATCCTGACCGCTGTCGATGCTGGCACCCGTGCCGGACGTTTCATGCTCCAGGATTTGCTTGGCTCCTTCGTTCCGGCGCTGAAACGCACCGAGTCCTGGACTGCCAACCTGATCGCCACCGCCGGTTGTGTGGCGATGTGGGGTTACTTGCTCTATCAAGGCGTGATCGATCCGCTCGGCGGGATCAACACCTTGTGGCCGCTGTTCGGCATCTCCAACCAGATGCTCGCCGGCATCGCGCTGATGCTTGCCACGGTTGTGCTGATCAAAATGAAACGCCAACGCTACATCTGGGTGACCTTGTTGCCCGCCGCGTGGTTGCTTATCTGCACCACGACTGCGGGCTTCATCAAGCTGTTCGACGCGAATCCGGCGATTGGTTTCCTGGCCCTGGCCAAGAAATACAGCGACGCATTGGCCAACGGCCAGATCCTCGCGCCGGCCAAGGACATTAACCAGATGCAGCATGTGATCTACAACGCGTACACCAATGCAACGCTGACCGCGCTGTTCCTGTTCGTGGTGTTCAGCATCCTGTTCTATGCGCTCAAGGTCGGTATCTCCGCCTGGGGCACCAAAGAACGTACGGATAAAGAATCGCCATTCCAGGCTGTGCCGGACGTGTGA
- a CDS encoding YbdD/YjiX family protein encodes MFNDLSRLGKYLGQAARLMVGMPDYDNYVEHMQTKHPDKPVMDYEMFFRERQEARYGSKAGPKCC; translated from the coding sequence ATGTTCAATGACCTGAGTCGCCTCGGTAAATACCTCGGTCAGGCCGCACGCCTGATGGTCGGCATGCCCGACTACGACAACTACGTCGAGCATATGCAAACCAAACACCCGGACAAACCGGTGATGGACTACGAGATGTTCTTTCGGGAGCGTCAGGAAGCACGTTACGGGAGCAAGGCCGGGCCGAAGTGTTGTTAA
- a CDS encoding LysR substrate-binding domain-containing protein encodes MSTLDLELLRTFIAVVDHHSFAEAGAQLDRTQSSVTQHMQRLEQQVGVSLFEKRGRQKQLTEAGQQLLRHARQMLSLNDDALNSLRESSLSGVLRIGSPHDIADTILPPMLSHIARSAPRLRLEIDVGRSPFLMDDLHRGKVDMVISTRADPNLEGFALRTSPVWWICSAQYIHNPGEPLPLILVDEPSIYRRYALEALERANIPWRQAYLASNLIGIKAATRAGLGVTPRSMEMLGPDMRVLGENDGLPRLPDVTYHLWIRPNTVNPLVRRAYDLIKSNQGH; translated from the coding sequence ATGTCGACCCTTGATCTCGAATTACTGCGCACCTTTATCGCCGTGGTCGATCACCACAGCTTCGCCGAAGCCGGCGCGCAACTGGACCGCACGCAATCGTCCGTCACCCAGCATATGCAACGCCTGGAGCAGCAGGTTGGCGTGAGTCTGTTCGAGAAACGTGGGCGACAGAAACAGCTCACCGAAGCCGGCCAGCAGTTGCTGCGGCATGCGCGGCAGATGCTTTCCTTGAATGACGATGCGCTGAATTCCCTGCGCGAAAGCAGCTTGAGCGGCGTGTTGCGCATCGGCTCGCCTCACGATATTGCCGACACCATCCTGCCGCCGATGCTCAGCCACATTGCGCGCTCGGCACCGCGCTTGCGCCTGGAGATCGATGTCGGGCGCAGTCCGTTTTTGATGGATGACCTGCACCGTGGCAAAGTCGATATGGTGATCTCCACCCGCGCCGATCCCAATCTCGAAGGCTTCGCCTTGCGCACCTCGCCGGTGTGGTGGATCTGTTCGGCGCAGTACATCCACAACCCTGGCGAACCGTTGCCGCTGATCCTGGTGGATGAGCCGAGCATCTATCGGCGTTATGCGCTGGAAGCCCTGGAACGCGCGAACATTCCCTGGCGTCAGGCGTATCTGGCGTCAAACCTGATCGGCATCAAAGCCGCGACCCGCGCAGGGTTGGGCGTGACCCCGAGAAGCATGGAAATGCTCGGGCCGGACATGCGGGTGCTGGGGGAAAACGATGGGTTACCGCGGCTGCCGGATGTGACGTATCACCTGTGGATCCGGCCGAACACCGTGAACCCGCTGGTGCGCAGGGCCTACGATCTAATCAAAAGCAATCAGGGCCACTGA